One window from the genome of Musa acuminata AAA Group cultivar baxijiao chromosome BXJ1-4, Cavendish_Baxijiao_AAA, whole genome shotgun sequence encodes:
- the LOC135672108 gene encoding selenium-binding protein 1-like, protein MPGLISDFLISLDDRYLYFVNRFHGDVRQYSIEDPSKPVLTGQVWVGGLLHKGSDVVYLSEDGAESQFSVPVIKGNRLRGVPQMIQLSLDGKRLYVTNSLFSVWDQQFYGPDFMKKGSHMLQIDVNTEQGGLTMNPNFFVDFGTEPEGPALAHEMRYPGGDCTSYIWI, encoded by the exons ATGCCAGGGCTGATCTCAGACTTTCTCATCTCTCTTGATGATCGGTACCTCTATTTTGTCAACCGGTTTCATGGAGATGTTAGACAGTATAGCATTGAAGATCCTTCAAAGCCGGTGCTGACAGGACAAGTATGGGTTGGAGGTCTCCTTCATAAGGGAAGTGACGTAGTCTATTTGTCAGAGGATGGGGCGGAGTCACAATTTAGTGTACCTGTGATTAAG GGAAATCGACTTAGAGGAGTACCGCAGATGATTCAACTGAGCTTGGATGGGAAGCGGCTGTACGTGACAAACTCACTCTTTAGTGTGTGGGATCAACAATTTTATGGCCCAGATTTCATGAAGAAGGGATCTCACATGCTGCAGATTGACGTGAACACCGAGCAAGGTGGATTGACCATGAATCCAAACTTCTTTGTTGACTTTGGGACAGAGCCTGAAGGACCTGCACTGGCACATGAGATGAGGTATCCTGGTGGAGACTGCACTTCCTATATTTGGATATAG
- the LOC135650739 gene encoding glycine-rich RNA-binding protein 4, mitochondrial-like — protein MAFCSKLGGLIRQGLMRNGIAGGPNEAMHLLNSARYMSSTKLFVGGLSFGTDDQSLKEAFNSFGNVVEARVITDRDTGRSRGFGFVNFDSDASASEALSGMDGQELNGRNIRVSYANDRPSGGPRGGFGGGFGGSGGFGGSGGYGGGSAGRNDY, from the exons ATGGCATTTTGCAGCAAACTTGGTGGCTTAATTAGGCAAGGACTTATGAGAAATGGAATAGCTGGTGGACCAAATGAGGCTATGCATCTTCTTAACTCTGCACgctatatgtcatcaacaaaactttTTGTAGGAG GTCTCTCCTTTGGTACTGATGACCAATCCCTTAAGGAGGCATTTAACAGCTTTGGGAATGTGGTTGAAG CAAGAGTTATTACCGATAGAGACACTGGAAGATCGAGGGGATTTGGGTTTGTAAACTTTGATAGTGATGCATCAGCTAGCGAAGCTTTGTCTGGCATGGATGGTCAG GAATTAAATGGGCGGAACATTCGGGTAAGCTATGCTAATGATCGACCTAGCGGTGGGCCTCGAGGTGGGTTTGGCGGTGGTTTTGGTGGCAGCGGCGGTTTTGGCGGCAGCGGTGGCTACGGTGGTGGATCTGCAGGACGGAATGACTATTGA